In Fusarium oxysporum f. sp. lycopersici 4287 chromosome 6, whole genome shotgun sequence, a single window of DNA contains:
- a CDS encoding hypothetical protein (At least one base has a quality score < 10): protein MNPALLPNFDDDHLRLPKRQKTSHSNTDSNTENNLPYGRYTIAWICALYIETAAAQAMLDERHGELPRRPNDNNAYTLGSIKNHNIVIACLPQDQFGNNTAAIVLTDLKRTFPSIRHGLIVGIGGGAPGKLDIRLGDIIVGTRVMQYDFGKVMAGGKIKTTAVPRVPDYSLRTAVTNLRAGHELNSSRVSGILQERMKSLTNYNHPNAADRLFQASYRHDPSMANCQTCDQSQLEQREARRSCEPKIHYGGIASSNQVMKDAITRDRLAQELDIICFEMEAAGLMDVLPCLPIRGICDYSDSHKAKDWQKYAAAVAAAYAREFLEALLATDDGLRDSRPNAHFPEQADLGNRRLQLMESLRFEQIDSRKTTIKTAYSKTCSWFLKHRDYLEWLDLEKHSQHHGFLWIRGKPGAGKSIIMKFIYTKMKKTDIPMKALTVSFFFNARGELLEKSVSGMYRSLLLQLLEGFPDLQKILDDPDLIPRNQVTCPPLNILKDLIRSAISSLEKRSLTCFVDALDECDEQQVKDMVEFFEEVAEHCVEDNVRFQVCFSSRHYPYIDIKSGIRLTLEGQDGHNEDLKRYISKHLRIQDRSLVDELTQMMLEKAAGVFLWVALVVDILNEENRHGRLALRRRLQEVPSELSKLFKAILTRDQEHMEDLLLSILWILLAERPLKPGEYYHALWSGLSLKGLVDLEIPPVNTSDASDCFNKCVISSSKGLAEITKAKKPTVQFIHESVHDFLIKDKGLYQLWPELGAEWENRGHVTIKDDLLRQFPFLEYASQFVLGHADAAAQKITQQQFISEFPVSSWVRIFNIFEKHKIRKYSEGADILYILADRGYPELIRMRLEVNPGIDCGGGRYRHPLLAAMAKGNKDSVTALLGLSSRFHNGIDITDGLKSKIDSVKTNHTPVSWACEEGHLAIAAFLLDQDAKVGVDDLVRFVGNGNFEVVKMLLEKGADARVATKDGRTPLLLSLRNGHLEITKMLLEKEVDAGVTDKDGLTPLHLASQNGHLEIVKMLFEQEADARVATEYGLTPLHVASQNGHSEIANMLLDKGADATAAALDGRTPLHLASQNGHFEMAKMLLEKEADATAAAQDGLTPLHLASQNGHLEIVKMLFEQEADARVATEYGLTPLLLALRNGHSEIAKVLGFGLGLEKG, encoded by the exons ATGAACCCCGCTTTGTTGCCTAACTTCGATGATGACCATCTCCGACTCCCGAAGCGACAAAAGACCTCTCATTCGAATACAGACTCAAATACAGAGAACAACCTACCATATGGCCGCTATACTATAGCTTGGATTTGTGCGCTGTATATCGAGACGGCTGCTGCTCAGGCCATGCTAGACGAGAGGCATGGTGAACTACCGAGACGTCCTAATGACAACAATGCCTACACGCTTGGAAGCATTAAGAATCATAATATCGTTATCGCATGCTTACCTCAAGATCAGTTCGGAAATAACACTGCCGCAATTGTGTTAACAGACTTGAAGCGTACTTTTCCATCAATCCGCCATGGGTTAATAGTTGGTATCGGCGGCGGGGCGCCTGGCAAACTCGATATTCGTTTGGGCGACATTATTGTGGGAACCAGGGTTATGCAATATGACTTCGGGAAAGTTATGGCTGGTGGCAAGATTAAAACAACAGCAGTTCCTAGAGTCCCTGATTATTCTCTTCGCACGGCCGTAACAAACCTTCGTGCTGGGCACGAACTAAATTCAAGCCGCGTCTCAGGCATCCTTCAGGAAAGGATGAAGAGCCTTACGAATTACAACCATCCAAATGCGGCCGATCGTCTATTCCAGGCATCGTATCGGCACGACCCTTCAATGGCGAATTGCCAAACCTGCGATCAATCGCAACTAGAGCAACGGGAGGCGCGAAGATCTTGCGAACCAAAGATTCATTATGGCGGAATTGCCTCCAGCAACCAGGTCATGAAAGATGCAATTACGCGCGACCGTCTTGCCCAAGAATTGGACATTATATGCTTCGAGATGGAGGCTGCAGGGCTGATGGATGTCCTTCCCTGTCTTCCAATTCGAGGTATATGCGACTATTCAGATTCTCACAAGGCTAAAGACTGGCAGAAATATGCAGCAGCAGTCGCTGCAGCATATGCAAGAGAGTTCTTGGAGGCTCTACTGGCAACCGACGACGGGTTAAGAGACTCTCGGCCCAATGCCCATTTTC CTGAGCAAGCAGATCTTGGTAATCGTCGGCTACAGCTAATGGAGTCTCTCCGGTTCGAGCAAATCGATTCGCGCAAAACCACAATCAAAACTGCTTATTCCAAGACCTGCAGCTGGTTCCTCAAACACCGTGACTATCTGGAATGGCTCGATTTAGAGAAGCATTCGCAGCACCATGGTTTTCTTTGGATCCGAGGCAAGCCAGGTGCCGGTAAATCAATCATTATGAAGTTCATCTACACAAAGATGAAAAAGACAGATATCCCAATGAAAGCACTCACTGTCTCATTCTTTTTCAACGCCAGAGGAGAATTGTTAGAGAAATCAGTCTCAGGGATGTATCGATCTCTACTCCTGCAGCTCCTCGAAGGCTTCCCCGATCTACAGAAAATCCTGGACGATCCTGACTTGATACCACGGAACCAGGTCACATGCCCACCGTTAAACATCCTCAAAGACTTGATCCGTTCCGCAATCTCGTCTCTGGAGAAGCGATCCCTTACCTGTTTTGTCGATGCGCTGGATGAGTGCGATGAGCAGCAAGTCAAGGACATGGTCGAGTTTTTTGAAGAAGTCGCAGAACACTGTGTGGAAGACAATGTGAGATTTCAGGTGTGCTTCTCGAGCCGACATTACCCTTACATTGACATCAAGTCGGGGATTCGATTGACGTTAGAAGGCCAAGACGGTCACAACGAAGACTTGAAACGCTACATCAGCAAACACCTGCGGATTCAGGATCGTTCCCTTGTGGATGAGTTGACGCAGATGATGCTTGAGAAGGCGGCCGGTGTCTTCCTCTGGGTTGCTCTGGTAGTGGACATTCTAAACGAAGAGAATCGCCATGGACGCCTAGCACTTCGGAGAAGATTGCAAGAGGTGCCAAGTGAATTAAGTAAGCTTTTCAAAGCTATCCTGACTCGGGATCAAGAGCACATGGAAGATCTGTTACTCTCTATTCTCTGGATTCTTCTTGCAGAACGACCGTTAAAGCCTGGAGAGTACTATCATGCGCTTTGGTCTGGACTATCACTGAAAGGCCTGGTAGATCTCGAAATACCGCCTGTCAACACTTCGGATGCCAGCGACTGCTTTAACAAATGCGTCATCAGCTCTTCTAAAGGACTCGCTGAAATcaccaaagccaagaagcctACAGTGCAGTTTATACATGAGTCTGTCCATGATTTCCTAATCAAGGACAAGGGTTTGTATCAACTATGGCCAGAACTTGGGGCAGAATGGGAAAACCGAGGTCATGTT ACCATAAAGGATGACCTGTTAAGACAGTTCCCCTTTCTAGAGTACGCCAGTCAGTTTGTTCTTGGACACGCTGATGCTGCTGCCCAAAAGATTACCCAGCAACAGTTCATTAGCGAATTTCCAGTATCAAGCTGGGTCCGTATCTTTAATATCTTTGAAAAGCATAAAATCCGAAAGTATAGTGAAGGAGCAGACATTCTCTACATCCTCGCAGACAGGGGATATCCTGAACTCATTCGGATGAGACTCGAAGTAAACCCTGGGATTGACtgtggaggaggaagatacCGTCACCCGCTCCTTGCTGCGATGGCCAAGGGAAACAAAGATAGTGTCACAGCGCTGTTGGGTTTATCATCGAGGTTCCATAACGGAATCGACATTACAGATGGCCTCAAGAGCAAAATAGACTCAGTAAAGACGAATCATACCCCTGTTTCTTGGGCATGCGAAGAGGGTCATCTGGCTATCGCTGCATTTCTTCTGGACCAGGATGCGAAAGTCGGTGTGGATGACTTAGTGAGATTTGTGGGGAACGGCAATTTCGAGGTAGTGAAGatgcttcttgagaagggaGCAGATGCTAGGGTTGCAACTAAGGATGGACGGACACCACTGCTTCTATCATTACGGAACGGTCACTTGGAGATAACGAAGATGCTTCTTGAAAAGGAAGTGGATGCTGGAGTTACAGATAAGGATGGATTAACACCACTGCATCTAGCATCGCAAAATGGTCACTTGGAGATAGTAAAGATGCTTTTCGAGCAGGAAGCGGATGCTAGGGTTGCAACTGAGTATGGATTGACACCACTGCATGTAGCATCGCAGAACGGTCACTCGGAGATAGCGAATATGCTTCTCGATAAGGGAGCAGATGCTACGGCTGCAGCTCTGGATGGACGGACGCCACTGCATCTAGCATCGCAGAACGGTCACTTTGAGATGGCGAAgatgcttctcgagaaggaAGCAGATGCTACGGCTGCAGCTCAGGATGGATTGACACCACTGCATCTAGCATCGCAGAACGGTCACTTGGAGATAGTAAAGATGCTTTTCGAGCAGGAAGCGGATGCTAGGGTTGCAACTGAGTATGGATTGACACCACTGCTTTTAGCATTACGAAACGGTCACTCGGAGATAGCGAAGGTTTTAGGGTTTGGATTAGGGTTAGAAAAGGGTTAA